The genomic stretch TCTCCCAAAATCGAGACTGTATCCGGCAAGAGATTCTTTAGAGCGATCGAGATGTTGAATTGCTTCGAGAATGACGGCGCGATCGATCTCGAACTCGGAATCTCCCCCATAATGATAAATTCCGACGATTTGAGAATGAATAATGTAGGCGCGATATTCACTCTTGAAAGTCACCACGTTGGAGCAAAAAATCTCTTCTCGACGAGAGGTATTACCGAGACACCAAAGGTCGTTTAGAGAGGAAAAAACTTTGCCGGTAAACTGCTTTCGCCGCGAGGCAGGCTTCACGAAAATCGGTTGTATCGCTCCCTCTGGCTCGAGAGTATCGATTAAAGAACCGAGAGAACTTTTCCAAACATGACGATGGAGAAATACTGTTAAGGCGACGGGATAATCATTGAGGGGTGGTGGAGAAATGGCGAGTTGCTTGAGGGCGGATAGCACAATAGGTATTTCTCCTGCCACTAAACAATCCCGCTTGAGAGGCAATTGCCGCCGATAAAGTTGCTTGGGGGCGAATAGCGTAATGGGATAACCTCGTTGGTGGAAAGCTCGGTAAAGACTGCTATTTTCGGGAGAAAGTTGACAATTTTTCTCTTGCTGTAGGAATACTTGACTTATCAATCGACCTCTTGAGATTGGAATTTTTCATAGGATATAAATTTTATCGGGTCGCGGAAATGGGAAACAAGACTCTGAAATTGCTATTATTAGCCTTTAGCTAAACACATAGCTAAAGACAAGCCGCGAAACTTTTCGCTTCTGAAAGCATCTATATCGATTGCCTCGATCCAAAGGGGAGCGATCGCGGTCTGTAGTTGGGTGTCTCCTGGGATAAGTTCCAGGCTTAGAGGAACTACAAATTAAATTCTAGTGGTGTTTTGAGGAGTGTTGATTTATGAAATTTCAGAAAACATTGAGTGCGATCGCGTCTTCCAGTCTGGCGATCGCGGCTTTCGGATTGGCCGATACAAACCTAGCAGCGGCAGAAACCCTTCCCAGCGTCCTGCCCGAACAAACTGAAGACCTCGATTTGGCGCTGAAAACCCCCGAATCCGAAGCCAGCGAAACCGAAACCTCCGAGGTAGCTTTTAGCCGTGCCTCCGATGCGATCGCGAATCTAAATTCAGTAGGGGAAACCGCTGAAGCCAACGCCGAACCCTCCGAGGTCGCCTCTGACAAGACTTTAGAAATCGCTGAAGCCAACGCCGAACCCTCCGAAGTTGCCTCTAGCGATCGCGCCGAAGCGATCGATATCAGCCAGACGCTTCAAGCCCCCTCAGACGCATTCGCCCTCGAGAGCGAAGTACAGCCCTTAGTCGAACCGCCGATGGCTCAAATGCCAGACGCGCGACGATTCCGGGATGTTTCCCCCACCGACTGGGCTTACACCGCCCTCAGCGACCTCGTAAAACGCTACGATTGCTTAGTTGGCTATCCCGACGGCAGCTTCCGAGGCAACCGTCCCTTAAGCCGCTACGAATTCGCTGCCGGTTTGAACGCCTGCTTGAACCAAATCGAACGCCTCATTGGTGGAAATGGCGGGGTTAGCCAAGAAGATCTCGAGTCGCTACGCAAACTCACCCAAGACTTCCAAGAAGAACTCGCCGTCCTTAAAGGCAGAGTAGACGGCTTAGAAGCGCGCGTCACCGAACTGGAAAACACCCAATTTTCCACCACGACTAAACTCTTCGGGCAGGTCGTCGTCGGCGCGCAGGGACGCAGCGACGGAACCTTCGAGAACCTCCTCTCGAAACTGCCCGACAACGGCCACCAAATTAACGTCATTACCAACGTTCAACTCAGCTTATTTACGCAATTCAGCCCCAATAGCCTCCTGCTGACCGGGCTACAAGCCGGATCGGGCAATACTATCGGCGGTAACGGCAACGAAAACTACGTCGGACTCAGTTACGAAGGCGATACTAATAACAGCGTCCAAATCAGCGACCTCACCTATCGCCATCTGATTGCTAACAAAGTTGCTGTTATTGTGGGTGCAGCAGGCGTGAATGCGGTCAACGTTTTCCGGGGTTCCAACCGCGTCGAAAGTGCCGGTTTCGGTCCTTTATCGCGCTTCGCCCAGCGTAACCCGATTATCGCCGTGGGAAGTGGCAACACCGGAGCGGGTTTTGACTGGCAGATTAACAATAACTTCAGCTTGCAAGGCGTTTATTCAACCAACTTAGCGAACGATGCTGCTAATGGCGGTCTTTTTGGCGGCGACTTCGGAACGACCAGTGCGGGCTTGCAGTTGGTTGCTTCCCCCAACGAAAATATCGATATTGCCTTCCAGTACATCAATTCTTATTCTCCCGTCGGTCAGTTGGGTACGGGGGTCGGCGACAACCAAGTTGTAGTCTTCGGGTTTAATCCCGATGGTATTCTAACAGCGCCCATTTCAACGAATGCTTTCGGTCTGAGCGCGGAATGGCGCATTAGTCCTAAAATTACTTTGGGAGCTTGGGGCGGTCTGACGAACTCGAACTTTAAAGACGGCTCGGGCAGCGCCCGCACTTACAACTGGATGACCTACGTCAACTTCCCCGATTTGTTGGGCGAGGGCAATTTAGCGGGTCTTTACTTCGGTCAACCTCCGAAAATTAGCAGTAGCGATTTGCCGTTAGGACGGAACATCCCCAAAACGATTACCGCTTCGCTGGCGGATATTGCTGCCGGTCAGTTGGGTGCAGAGGGCGGTCAACCGGATACGACGTACCATTTGGAGGCTTTTTATCGCTGGCGGCTGACTGATAATATCAGCCTTACTCCCGGCGCAATTGTGATTTTTAACCCCGGTCACAATTCTAATAATCCCACGATTGGTATTGGCGCGTTACGGGCAACGTTTACGTTCTAGCAGATCTGCTCCCCTTCACCCTGAATTTTGGGTCGGGGGGGAGCATTGTTAATAACGTGAGTTCGATGAAAACCTGAATGGGAGCCTTGTCAGGAAAGAGTGAGGCTTTCAGCTTACATAGGATGTAGGTGTCAGGTTCCGTCGAACTCGCGTTTTTCAGGGATTGAGTATCGATCGCGCCCGAAAAATTAACGGCATTAAAATTAGAGGCTTGCGATCCGGAGTTACGAATTACGAATTACAAATTACAAATTACAAATTAATAGCGCTAGTTCCCGTAACTGTGGCGCTTCTTTTGCTGGCACAAATGCGGGAACTGCATAAAAAATCGCCGGTCTTGTCAAGCAAAAGCAGCAATTTGTAACAAGACTAGGACTCCTGACTATGCGTCTCTCTTCAATGACACCCATCGCGTTAGCCGCCCTTCTCGGGGGAGTCCTCCCCCATCCAGCTTCGGCGAATCCCACCTCAGACAGTTTAGCCGTTCCCGTCAGCCCCGCTACGACTCGCGCCCCGTCGCCTTCCCAAGGGCTGGCAGTTCCCGCAACGCCGAACCCCACTGCAACACCCGAAACCCGAAACACGCCGGAATTTTCCCAGCGCCCGAGCGTTCCCACTTTACAATCAAACCCCAACGATGTCATTGTTAGGGCAACTCGCGTCAGTATTGTTGGGGCAAGCCAAGAGTTACAGGAAATCGCTCGCCAAACCATTGCAACGAAAGAAGGCGGCGACACCAACCAACAACAACTGCAACGCGATGCAGCAACGTTGTTAGAGACGGGCTTATTTAGTACCGCGAGAGCTAGCAGTCAAGCCAATCGCGACGGTTTAGACGTTACTTTTGCAGTCGAACCGAGCATCGTGCGATCGCTCCAACTCAATAATGCCAGAGTTCTCCCCGCCGATGTTGCTAATTCTTTCTTCAGCGATAGCATCGGCAAACCCGTCAGTCCCGCAGCCATCAAACAAGGCTTAGCCCAAATCGAGCGTTGGTATCAAGATAACGGCTATGTCCTCGCTAGAGTAACCGACGCGCACCCCACCCGCGATGGTTTGATTAAAGTTACCGTCGCAGAAGGTGCAATCTCCAACATCGATATTCGCTTCCTCGACGACAAAGGACAACCCACCGACGGACGCACCCAACAAGACTACATTCGCAAAGGCTTAAAACTGCAACCGGGCGACATTTTCCGCATCGATACCGCCCGCGAAGACTTGCGCCAACTCTATCAACTCGGACTCTTTAAAAACGCTAATATCAAGCTCGATGACGCGGCCAACCAGCAAGTTAACGTCGCCTACCTCCTCACTGAAAGTCCCTCGCGCGGATTCGATGCGGGCGGCGGTTATAGCGACAGCGCGGGGTTATTCGGCTCGATTCGCTACAATGACCAAAATTTTGGCGGTGTAAATAACCAACTTAACGTTAACGCCACCGTCGGCACTCGCGATGTTCAGTTTAACGCTAACTACGGCAAACCTTACCGCGCCAGTCGTCCCGATGAAATGGGCTATAACATCAATGCGTTTCGCGGTAGCGGCACTTCCACCGCGTTAGAAGATTCTACCCTCGCTAACGGCGATACTCCCAGAGAACGGCGCATCGGGGCGGGCGTAACCGTTACCAAACCCATCGACGATTGGAATGCGTCGGTCGGGCTGAACTATACTCGCACCAGCATCCGCGACGGCAACGGTAAAGTTACCCCCGTTGATGCTAATGGCAAACCCCTCAGCCTCAGCGATAGCGGAATTGACGATCTCGTTACCGTTCGCGCCGCCGTCGGACAGGATCGCCGCGACAATCCCGCCAATCCGACTTCGGGTTCGGTGGTGAATTTCAGTACCGAACAATCGCTTCCCATCGGTAGCGGTAGCATTTTGATGAACCGCTTGGAAGCTAAATATTCTCAATACGTTCCCCTCAGCATTTTCCAAGGTAAAAATCCCGAAGTTCTCGCCTTTAATGTCCAAGGCGGGACGACGATTGGCGATTTGCCGCCCTACCAAGCGTTTACCCTCGGCGGTGCGAATTCGGTGCGCGGTTACGGAAATGGCGATTTAGCGACTTCCCGCAGCTACGTCCTGGCAACGGCAGAATACCGCGTTCCTTTGTTCGATTCTCCCGTTAGCGGCGTTCTGTTTGCCGATTTCGGTTCCGATTTGGGTTCGAGTAGTAGCGTTCCGGGCGAACCGGGGGCGAGTAAACCGGGGACGGGATTCGGTTACGGGGCGGGCGTGCGCGTCAATTCTCCGGTGGGTACGATTCGTGCTGACTATGGTATCAGCGATCGCGGCGACAGTCGCGTTCAATTCGGTCTCGGTCAACGATTTTAATGGAAAGGAAGCCTTTATAGTCCAGCGCTGCGATCGCTAGGATTCAGCGCTGGGATACAAAGCCTATTTCGCGCAACGTAATACCGATTCAAAATTAAAAATTAAAAATTAAAAATGAAGAAACATAGATGTATCAGGGGTTTCAGCCTCAAGATGTGTCGTCCGAACTCGGAGAATTGGTATAGCAGTTTTCACATGGATGAGGTACACCTAGCGGGCGAATACCATTCGCCCCTACCGATTTGATTTAACGTTAAAGCATTTCCGGATCGATACCCAACTCTTGAAGTTTCGCTAAGGCTTTGCTCAATTTAGCCCGGGTTTCTTCTTCTCTTAAAATCGCCTCATCCCGTTCCAGCATACTCGCTTCCGGGTCGGCAAACAGTTCGCCATCTGG from Oscillatoria sp. FACHB-1406 encodes the following:
- a CDS encoding BamA/TamA family outer membrane protein, which codes for MRLSSMTPIALAALLGGVLPHPASANPTSDSLAVPVSPATTRAPSPSQGLAVPATPNPTATPETRNTPEFSQRPSVPTLQSNPNDVIVRATRVSIVGASQELQEIARQTIATKEGGDTNQQQLQRDAATLLETGLFSTARASSQANRDGLDVTFAVEPSIVRSLQLNNARVLPADVANSFFSDSIGKPVSPAAIKQGLAQIERWYQDNGYVLARVTDAHPTRDGLIKVTVAEGAISNIDIRFLDDKGQPTDGRTQQDYIRKGLKLQPGDIFRIDTAREDLRQLYQLGLFKNANIKLDDAANQQVNVAYLLTESPSRGFDAGGGYSDSAGLFGSIRYNDQNFGGVNNQLNVNATVGTRDVQFNANYGKPYRASRPDEMGYNINAFRGSGTSTALEDSTLANGDTPRERRIGAGVTVTKPIDDWNASVGLNYTRTSIRDGNGKVTPVDANGKPLSLSDSGIDDLVTVRAAVGQDRRDNPANPTSGSVVNFSTEQSLPIGSGSILMNRLEAKYSQYVPLSIFQGKNPEVLAFNVQGGTTIGDLPPYQAFTLGGANSVRGYGNGDLATSRSYVLATAEYRVPLFDSPVSGVLFADFGSDLGSSSSVPGEPGASKPGTGFGYGAGVRVNSPVGTIRADYGISDRGDSRVQFGLGQRF
- a CDS encoding ATP-grasp domain-containing protein, which translates into the protein MISQVFLQQEKNCQLSPENSSLYRAFHQRGYPITLFAPKQLYRRQLPLKRDCLVAGEIPIVLSALKQLAISPPPLNDYPVALTVFLHRHVWKSSLGSLIDTLEPEGAIQPIFVKPASRRKQFTGKVFSSLNDLWCLGNTSRREEIFCSNVVTFKSEYRAYIIHSQIVGIYHYGGDSEFEIDRAVILEAIQHLDRSKESLAGYSLDFGRLDNGETALVEMNEGFSLGNYGLSDESYADLIIARWEELMKQL
- a CDS encoding iron uptake porin; protein product: MKFQKTLSAIASSSLAIAAFGLADTNLAAAETLPSVLPEQTEDLDLALKTPESEASETETSEVAFSRASDAIANLNSVGETAEANAEPSEVASDKTLEIAEANAEPSEVASSDRAEAIDISQTLQAPSDAFALESEVQPLVEPPMAQMPDARRFRDVSPTDWAYTALSDLVKRYDCLVGYPDGSFRGNRPLSRYEFAAGLNACLNQIERLIGGNGGVSQEDLESLRKLTQDFQEELAVLKGRVDGLEARVTELENTQFSTTTKLFGQVVVGAQGRSDGTFENLLSKLPDNGHQINVITNVQLSLFTQFSPNSLLLTGLQAGSGNTIGGNGNENYVGLSYEGDTNNSVQISDLTYRHLIANKVAVIVGAAGVNAVNVFRGSNRVESAGFGPLSRFAQRNPIIAVGSGNTGAGFDWQINNNFSLQGVYSTNLANDAANGGLFGGDFGTTSAGLQLVASPNENIDIAFQYINSYSPVGQLGTGVGDNQVVVFGFNPDGILTAPISTNAFGLSAEWRISPKITLGAWGGLTNSNFKDGSGSARTYNWMTYVNFPDLLGEGNLAGLYFGQPPKISSSDLPLGRNIPKTITASLADIAAGQLGAEGGQPDTTYHLEAFYRWRLTDNISLTPGAIVIFNPGHNSNNPTIGIGALRATFTF